A window of the Brassica oleracea var. oleracea cultivar TO1000 chromosome C1, BOL, whole genome shotgun sequence genome harbors these coding sequences:
- the LOC106322535 gene encoding U-box domain-containing protein 14 — protein MAKCHRNNIGSLIHDPPPTTSSGYHFRLWSTFSRSAFRRKILNAVSCGGSSRYRHELREEEKEERSYVTVTTEKKSTVKANTIAAALNGAAFEEKAKKSEKLCDLLNLAEVEADVETKWKEEALDALKRVVRELQAVAARGVDDGGECRKKVAAASEVRLLAKEDPEARVTLAMLGAIPPLVSMIDDESRTADAQIASLYALLNLGIGNDANKAAIVKAGAVHKMLKLIESPNTPDQSIAEAVVANFLGLSALDSNKPIIGSSGAIIFLVKTLQNLDETSSSQAREDALRALYNLSIYQPNVSFILETDLVTFLLNTLGDMEVSERILAILSNIVAVPEGRKAISSVCDAFPVLVDVLNWTDSPGCQEKATYILMLMAHKGYGDRQAMIEAGIESSLLELTLLGSALSQKRASRILECLRVDKGKQVLDSTGSCGALSAPIYGTRGNGLDHEESDLMMSEERKAVKQLVQQSLQSNMKRIAKRANLPQEFVPSEHFKSLSISSTSKSLPF, from the exons GATCCTAAACGCCGTTAGCTGCGGCGGGAGCTCGCGTTACCGTCACGAGCTCCGAGAAGAGGAGAAAGAAGAAAGAAGCTACGTCACGGTGACGACGGAGAAGAAGTCAACGGTCAAAGCCAATACGATCGCCGCGGCGTTGAATGGCGCAGCGTTCGAGGAGAAAGCGAAGAAGTCGGAGAAGCTCTGCGATCTGCTGAATCTTGCGGAGGTGGAAGCTGACGTGGAGACGAAGTGGAAGGAAGAAGCGCTCGACGCGTTGAAGCGCGTGGTCAGAGAGCTGCAGGCTGTGGCAGCGCGTGGAGTTGACGACGGCGGAGAATGTCGGAAGAAAGTAGCGGCGGCGAGCGAGGTGCGGTTGCTGGCGAAGGAGGATCCGGAGGCGAGGGTGACGCTGGCGATGCTCGGCGCGATCCCGCCGCTGGTTAGCATGATCGACGACGAGTCGCGAACCGCAGACGCTCAGATCGCTTCGCTGTACGCTCTGCTCAATCTAGGCATCGGTAACGACGC GAACAAAGCAGCTATTGTAAAAGCAGGTGCAGTTCACAAAATGCTGAAGCTAATCGAGTCTCCAAACACACCTGACCAATCTATCGCAGAAGCTGTGGTAGCTAACTTCCTAGGATTAAGTGCTCTAGACTCAAACAAACCAATAATTGGTTCTTCAGGAGCAATCATCTTCCTAGTGAAAACTCTTCAGAACTTGGACGAAACAAGCAGCTCACAAGCTAGAGAAGACGCGTTAAGAGCTCTTTACAACCTCTCAATCTACCAGCCAAACGTTTCATTCATCCTCGAAACCGATCTAGTCACGTTTCTCTTGAACACACTGGGAGATATGGAAGTGAGCGAGAGGATCCTCGCTATCTTAAGCAATATAGTGGCAGTTCCAGAAGGAAGGAAAGCGATCAGTTCAGTATGCGACGCGTTTCCGGTTCTGGTCGATGTGCTGAACTGGACCGACTCTCCCGGGTGCCAAGAGAAGGCCACTTACATACTAATGTTGATGGCTCACAAAGGATATGGAGATAGACAAGCAATGATTGAGGCGGGAATCGAATCCTCGTTGCTAGAGTTGACCCTTTTGGGAAGTGCATTGTCTCAGAAGAGGGCATCGAGGATATTAGAGTGTCTTAGAGTAGACAAAGGGAAGCAAGTCTTGGATAGTACCGGATCATGCGGAGCCTTATCCGCACCGATCTATGGGACTAGAGGTAACGGTTTGGACCATGAGGAAAGCGACTTGATGATGAGCGAAGAGAGGAAAGCAGTGAAGCAGTTAGTGCAACAGAGTTTACAAAGCAACATGAAGAGAATAGCAAAGAGAGCTAATTTGCCACAAGAGTTTGTTCCTTCAGAGCATTTTAAATCACTCTCTATAAGCTCAACTTCAAAGAGCCTTCCCTTTTGA